One Drosophila teissieri strain GT53w chromosome X, Prin_Dtei_1.1, whole genome shotgun sequence genomic window, CCAGGCGGTGCAGACGCATTCAGATACGGAGCTGCCCCAAAATCCGGAATCGGGCATCGCCACGGGCCCAGGAGCGGCGTCATCTTGCCCCCGGAAATGCAGCTGCCGAAGTACAGCGGAAAACATACACAGCCTTAAGATTCGCTGCGATGAGCAGCAGCTGACCAACTGGCGGGAGCTGGACTTTGGAGAGGATGTGACCAGTATAGTCAGCATGTAAGTGACTCGATAGCTTCCACTTGCGTTCCTCCGAAATGAATAAAACTCCCTGTTTTCTTATAGCAATGCCAGCAAGAATGCAATTGCACTGATTACCGCCGAGGATTTCAGGAACTTTACGGAACTCAAGCGCCTGGATCTGTCGTTCAATCTGCTGACCGAACTGGACAAGGACACCTTCGGCGATAGTCTGGCGCATCTGGAGAAGCTGAAGCTGGCCGGCAATGCCATTAGCCACATCTACGAGGGCACCTTCGACCAAATGCCCAAGCTTAAGTTGCTGTAAGTTGAATATCCATTCGAATCCTTGGAAGACAGTCAAATTTGATTTCCCCTTCTTACAGCGATCTGTCTGGAAATCCCCTGGCCTGCGATTGCGGCTTGATATGGTTGATTGCCTGGTCGAGCAGCCGCGAAGTGCGCCTCCAGCCGCCCCCAAAGTGCGAATCGCCCGGCAACTTTCGAGGTATGCCGCTAAAGAAGCTGCGCGTGGGAAAGGATTTCCATTGTGAGACGCTGCTGCAGCCGTTGCTCGAGCTGATTCCCAGCCAGAATCAGGTGGCCTTTGAGGGCGATGAACTGCAGCTGAAGTGCCACGCACCACGCGTTGCCATTGGTGTGCCCCGGGAGAGCGAGGATCTGCCCACGAAGGCCTATGTGTTCTGGGGTTGGTCGGAAAAGATACGAGCCAAAAACTCCACCGAGGATATTATTTACCAGGATCCCACCAAGGTCTTTGGAGATGTCAACCTGGAGACGCGCCACTCCACGGACTCGGGCATCCTGCAGTCGATCCTGCGCATCGGCAGCCTAACCCAGAATCACACAGGCATGTGGGATTGTACGCTGCGCAGCCAGCAGGCGAATCTATCGCAGGCCATCGTTCTGCATGTGGTTGCCAAGGGTACACTCTACTGCGAAGCTCGTGTGGTGCACACCAACAAGGGCACCTACCACTGGCCCAGGACGATGCGGGGCGAGACAGTGCTGCAGGAGTGCGTTGAGGAGCCCAGCGATGCCACGCAAGCTCGGCAAGCGTCGCATGAGTGCGGACCGTCGGGTGAGTGGCTGAACTTGGATACGGAAAGTTGTGTGTACGTCAGCGAGACGACTCGCATACTGGAGCAGTTTGCCAAGGTGAATCTCACGCTGACGAAGGGTCAGAATGCTCTGGAGATTGCACGACGTTTGCACAACTTTACGCAAGCGCAGACGCAGCTGAATCGCATACGAGATCCCATGGACTTGGAGTACATTGCACGCACGTTGGTCAAGTACTTGGATCAAttggagcagccgcagcagcagcaagagaTAAGCCATCTGCTGATGGACATTGTTTCGCAACTGCTTAACCTTCCCGCGCATCTCTTTCGAGCCGCGCAATCCGAGCAGGGAACTGGCCAGCGGCTGCTTCACGTCGTGGAATCCTCGGCGATGCGCCTGGCCCTGGCCAGCACCCAGGCGGAACCGCTGCCGGCGGAGATGATGCCCTGGCGGGGATCGCTGGCCCAGCAACGCAACCTATTCGTCGAGTTCTTTAACATCAGCTTGGACGCCTTCGTAAGCCTCTCGTGCGTTTGGCTGGAGCAAAGTCCGCGGGGCTTTCAGTGCAACAGTGCCAACGATACGATACCGATGTATGAGCATGGCGATATCGATGCCGCCATCCAGCTGCCCTACAGCGTGATTGGAAACAGCTCTACCACATCATTGCCGACTACATCGGCCATTCGCAGTCTCCGCTTGATGATCTCGCTGCACAGGAATGGGAAACTGTTGCCAAATCTGCGAGGAAGCCACAATGAATCCCTGTCTTCCGCCATCATAGGCATACTGGCGTACAGCAGCGAAGGGGAGGCCCTGCAGTTTAGGGCCGATAACGAGCTGGATCCGGAGGCGGATGTGTACCAGCAAAGAGTTACAGTGATGCTGCGCGCTCACCCGTATCACAATCCACTGAGTGCGCCTCAGCCCGCCTGGTGGGACGCGGAGGAGCAGCGCTGGGAGACGAGCGTTTGCCAACAGCACTACCAGCATCGCACGCTGGTCATGTTCAGTTGCAGTCGCACTGGCTATTATGGCCTGCTGCAGAGGAGCCGGTATCTGAATGACTTCCGCAGCGAGGAGTCGGGCGCACGTTTCCGACATCCACCAGCTGCAGTCTATGCGGGATGCGGTCTACTCTTCGCCTGCTGCGCCTTCAACGCGGTGACCTTTGCTGTATTCGGCAGAGCTGTGCGAATCAACAGGGTGCAGCGGCATGCGCTGGTCAACACCTGGTTGGCCCTGGGTGCACTGGCTCTGGCCTTCTCGCTGGGCATCTACCAGACGGCCAGCCAGCCGCAGTGCCGTCTCTTGGGCTTGCTGATGCACTACCTCGGCCTGTGCGTACTGCTGTGGGTCTGTGTGAGCCTGAGTAGCATGTACAAGCGACTGACCAAGACGACAACATCCGGCCAGGGACAGTGCGCCGGTCAGGATATGGAGCCGCAGCGGGAGCGAGAGCGTAAACCCATTCTGGGCATCTACCTGGTGGGCTGGGGCATCGCGCTGCTCATCTGCGGCATCAGCAGTGCCGTGAATCTGTCGGAGTACGCAACCTATGACTATTGTTTCCTGCACAGTTCCACCACACTGAATGCACTCCTGGTGCCAGCCGTCATTCTTGTGATCTTCTGCGGCATCTTGGCACTGTGCATCTATTATCAGCTGAGTCAGCAGGCGGTGAAtgtgctgcaactgcaaatgcaacagcagcagaatcgCCAGTACTCGGACAACAATACGCAGGCAACGGAGCACATCGATCTGGATTGGCTGGATGCGAATGGCAGTGCCACCACAGCGGCGGTCGGAGGCGGCTCCGGCAATCATGGTGGTCGCAAGGAGCAGGATCACATGCAGGAGCAGTACAGCACGCTGAGCAATCCCCTGAGCAGCATTGTCGACGACTTCGAACGCTCGAATCTCTCGCATTTGCGTGGTCACTTCATCTTCCTCGTCCTGTATGCCGGCGCCTGGTTATCGGCCGCTGCTTACGTGAATGGTGGCCAGGAGCTGTATGTGCTATCCTTCGCCGGCTGCTGTTCGGTGCTGGGCATTTTCCTGCTGATCTTCTACAACCTAAGCAGAAACGATGCGCGCCAGGCTTGGTCGCAGGGCCGAGACGGACGCAGCATGCCCGCCAAACTGGTCACCTacaacaatggcagccagGCGCGCGGTGCTCACCCATCGAGCATGATGCCTGGACCCGGCACGGCAATGATCAGCAACTCGATTGTAGCCTATAAGGCGAATCCCGGACCCGGCAGCTTGTACGAGGCCAACAACTCGGCGGGTTCGCGTTCGAATAGCCAGTGTTCGCGGAGCATGCGCAGCCAGACGCGGAGTCAAACGAGGagtcagcaggagcagctgcttcAGGCCAACGGAGCTGGCGGCGTAACTATAATTAACAACACCAGCGGCGGTCAGCAGGGGGCAGTAGGAGGTGGTGCCGCAGCTGGCGGAGTTGCTGGCTCAGTGGGAGCACCGGTGCCGCCGCACAGCCTGAACGCCCTGCTCCATGGTTCCAGTCACGACCTCATACCGTCGGCGGAGATCTTCTACAATCCCAATCAGATAAACGT contains:
- the LOC122624223 gene encoding adhesion G protein-coupled receptor A2 translates to MGGQTKEGRGDRPPSPPPSASSPPLPLPLPLLPLLLLLLLLFLNLTPTSTATATATSTAAEGGQAVQTHSDTELPQNPESGIATGPGAASSCPRKCSCRSTAENIHSLKIRCDEQQLTNWRELDFGEDVTSIVSINASKNAIALITAEDFRNFTELKRLDLSFNLLTELDKDTFGDSLAHLEKLKLAGNAISHIYEGTFDQMPKLKLLDLSGNPLACDCGLIWLIAWSSSREVRLQPPPKCESPGNFRGMPLKKLRVGKDFHCETLLQPLLELIPSQNQVAFEGDELQLKCHAPRVAIGVPRESEDLPTKAYVFWGWSEKIRAKNSTEDIIYQDPTKVFGDVNLETRHSTDSGILQSILRIGSLTQNHTGMWDCTLRSQQANLSQAIVLHVVAKGTLYCEARVVHTNKGTYHWPRTMRGETVLQECVEEPSDATQARQASHECGPSGEWLNLDTESCVYVSETTRILEQFAKVNLTLTKGQNALEIARRLHNFTQAQTQLNRIRDPMDLEYIARTLVKYLDQLEQPQQQQEISHLLMDIVSQLLNLPAHLFRAAQSEQGTGQRLLHVVESSAMRLALASTQAEPLPAEMMPWRGSLAQQRNLFVEFFNISLDAFVSLSCVWLEQSPRGFQCNSANDTIPMYEHGDIDAAIQLPYSVIGNSSTTSLPTTSAIRSLRLMISLHRNGKLLPNLRGSHNESLSSAIIGILAYSSEGEALQFRADNELDPEADVYQQRVTVMLRAHPYHNPLSAPQPAWWDAEEQRWETSVCQQHYQHRTLVMFSCSRTGYYGLLQRSRYLNDFRSEESGARFRHPPAAVYAGCGLLFACCAFNAVTFAVFGRAVRINRVQRHALVNTWLALGALALAFSLGIYQTASQPQCRLLGLLMHYLGLCVLLWVCVSLSSMYKRLTKTTTSGQGQCAGQDMEPQRERERKPILGIYLVGWGIALLICGISSAVNLSEYATYDYCFLHSSTTLNALLVPAVILVIFCGILALCIYYQLSQQAVNVLQLQMQQQQNRQYSDNNTQATEHIDLDWLDANGSATTAAVGGGSGNHGGRKEQDHMQEQYSTLSNPLSSIVDDFERSNLSHLRGHFIFLVLYAGAWLSAAAYVNGGQELYVLSFAGCCSVLGIFLLIFYNLSRNDARQAWSQGRDGRSMPAKLVTYNNGSQARGAHPSSMMPGPGTAMISNSIVAYKANPGPGSLYEANNSAGSRSNSQCSRSMRSQTRSQTRSQQEQLLQANGAGGVTIINNTSGGQQGAVGGGAAAGGVAGSVGAPVPPHSLNALLHGSSHDLIPSAEIFYNPNQINVARKFFKKQKRLAKRNNFELQRQTMPQMQLQMQMQMQLHSQHSLSDASSEQLYSRHHNAMTMLAGGSKINNTNLHYKNQGSPMAGAPKEHGNMGGMSSGGDSMQFKRFVPASASSASKIMQANIYTNIPETLTPQHEVIKLRANGRTRTPSLLDETLHELDDDEEEEEEEHAQAPATMEEPEHELEEEDASSLDEHAPLYANTLPPASGMSSLFRNRGSSHQPMSSTPVKQPSLEAMNSLGLPEVSLEEPLLQKHEIYVSSSLQVTTSNSIQLDDDFPSVLIRFSQQQQSKSLNNISEMLAGGGGAGVNAPGLDNLGDQQESSQLSVNEASTLEEQQLRQIYSCSSSNLSQLKGHHPAATVDTEDDGRLLSGSPTNESDLNYQNSEISIRSHGLYAPQADNDLNLTLTDDFRCYQSSNASDADVDVLNEFDDEFVAATGGERVTGEGEQDHHHDHDQDTSIDELYEAIKCRSPLRNKQEAVERFERERERDREKEMEMDAKPLSNSHNENLNETIEDDSSQSSVISYIDPRAANEPRPFPS